CGGCGATCAGCTCCTTCGCCTCGGTGAAGGGCCCGTCGGTGACGATGCGCTTCGCCCCGGAGAACCTGACGCGCGCGCCCTTCGAGCTCGGGTGGAGCCCCTCGCCCGCGAGCAGCACGCCTGCTTTCGCCAGCTCTTCGTTGAACTTCCCCATCTCGGTGAGCAGCTTCGTGTCGGGAAGAACGCCCGCCTCCGAATT
Above is a genomic segment from Candidatus Eisenbacteria bacterium containing:
- a CDS encoding YciI family protein; this translates as NSEAGVLPDTKLLTEMGKFNEELAKAGVLLAGEGLHPSSKGARVRFSGAKRIVTDGPFTEAKELIAGFWLWQVKSKEEAIEWLKRAPFDQTEVEIRQVFEADDFGPALTPELREQEERLRAQGTAKR